The following are encoded in a window of Candidatus Paceibacterota bacterium genomic DNA:
- a CDS encoding discoidin domain-containing protein, with product MKKPLAILCLSGLGFAAQAAFDSASWPQRIQADWVLAEEMVLAGPASGPVTTTADAAGGCDGIKNGRWGFHTDIGQDSWWQADLGEKQDLQRVVIWNRCDASDRAARIRVLLSDDGKEFRQVYQHDGTAFRGFDDRKPLAVRLKNESARYVRLGLPGTSYLHLDEVEVFGAANPKKNLALRRPADQSSVSQWSVAHNARPAEADWAARAKQTLEVCARLAGETAPASSPVHQHVARLQQQLADLGSGQSAKPLFLQARRLERQLALPNPLLREFDTLLFTKRVPGSFNHMSDQYYGWWSKPGGGIYLLRGFTTDSPSEQCITTAFKEPGSFLRPTLSYDGQRVLFAWCRHYDHLAGQTNKLNKANVPEDAFYHLFEMNLDGSGRRQLTHGKYDDFDGRYLPDGRVVFLSTRRGQSLQVGRESAARTVARPDMPDCYVRCGGGPERPVAVYTLHTMNADGSDLAAISPFEMFEWTPEIGCDGRILYSRWDYIDRDNMPYMGLWAINPDGTGAQIVYKNYTKAPHCVFEAKPIPGSHKLVFTGSAHHSQTMGSLGLLDPSAGQEGGDPITRLTPEVPFPEIEGWPLTSYASPWPLSERFYLVAWGAEGERVPGPEGWNRWHAVQRPNDGMALYLYDAATRRRELLWADAQIACVEPIPVRPRLRPPVLASQVRSNAGNEGRFLVTDVYRGLAAAPRGGIQSLRIVAIPAKTHPTMNFPNLGITRDDPGKCVLGTVPVEADGSAYFRVPAGVTVFFQALDERGVAVQTMRSATHVQPGQTLSCIGCHEPRQQAPPAMPALASRREPSRLTAGVEGSWPLRFDRLVQPVLDRQCVSCHNAQATNAVAAKFDLAAAKAYETLVAYGTPSLQDQVWAAYRRGFSVWGDGIAQRSALWALLDAPEGHYEVRLDAEARERLLTWLDTYAQRAGHFSEAQEGELLELRRASSSLLIERPHSQTAALGGK from the coding sequence GTGAAAAAGCCGTTAGCCATCCTATGCCTGTCCGGCCTCGGCTTTGCCGCCCAGGCCGCGTTTGATTCGGCCTCCTGGCCGCAGCGCATCCAGGCGGATTGGGTCCTGGCGGAAGAAATGGTGCTGGCGGGCCCGGCGTCCGGGCCGGTCACTACGACGGCGGATGCCGCGGGCGGCTGCGACGGCATCAAGAACGGCCGATGGGGATTTCACACCGACATCGGCCAGGATTCGTGGTGGCAGGCGGACCTGGGCGAGAAACAGGATCTCCAGCGTGTCGTCATCTGGAATCGGTGCGATGCGAGCGACCGCGCGGCGCGGATCCGGGTGCTGCTCTCGGACGACGGCAAGGAGTTCCGCCAGGTTTACCAGCACGATGGCACGGCGTTTCGCGGCTTCGATGACCGGAAGCCGCTGGCCGTCAGGCTGAAAAATGAGAGCGCCCGCTACGTGCGGCTGGGTTTACCAGGCACCAGCTACCTGCATCTGGACGAGGTCGAGGTGTTCGGCGCCGCCAACCCGAAAAAGAACCTGGCACTGCGCCGCCCGGCCGACCAGTCAAGCGTCTCGCAATGGTCGGTGGCCCACAACGCGCGTCCCGCGGAAGCGGACTGGGCCGCGCGCGCGAAACAAACGCTGGAAGTATGCGCGCGGCTGGCCGGCGAGACCGCCCCGGCCTCCAGCCCCGTGCACCAACACGTTGCCCGCCTCCAGCAACAGCTCGCGGATCTCGGCTCCGGCCAGTCGGCAAAACCGCTCTTTCTCCAAGCCCGCCGGCTGGAGCGCCAGCTTGCGCTGCCCAATCCGCTGCTCCGCGAGTTCGACACGCTGCTCTTCACGAAACGCGTTCCCGGCAGTTTCAATCACATGTCCGACCAGTACTACGGCTGGTGGTCCAAACCGGGCGGGGGGATATACCTGTTGCGCGGATTCACGACGGATTCGCCGAGCGAACAGTGCATCACCACCGCCTTCAAGGAGCCGGGCAGCTTTCTGCGCCCGACGCTTTCCTACGACGGCCAGCGCGTCCTGTTCGCCTGGTGCCGCCACTACGATCATCTCGCCGGCCAAACCAACAAGCTCAACAAAGCGAACGTGCCGGAGGACGCGTTCTATCACCTCTTCGAGATGAACCTCGACGGCTCGGGACGGCGGCAGCTCACGCACGGCAAATACGATGATTTCGACGGTCGCTACCTGCCGGACGGGCGCGTGGTGTTTCTTTCCACGCGGCGCGGCCAATCGCTGCAGGTGGGCCGCGAGAGCGCCGCGCGCACGGTGGCGCGGCCGGATATGCCGGATTGCTACGTGCGCTGCGGCGGGGGCCCGGAACGGCCGGTGGCGGTCTATACCTTGCACACGATGAACGCGGACGGATCGGACCTGGCGGCCATTTCCCCGTTCGAGATGTTCGAGTGGACGCCGGAAATCGGCTGCGACGGCCGCATCCTCTACTCGCGCTGGGACTACATTGACCGCGACAACATGCCCTACATGGGGCTGTGGGCGATCAATCCCGATGGCACCGGCGCACAGATTGTTTACAAGAACTACACCAAAGCGCCGCACTGCGTGTTTGAGGCAAAACCCATTCCCGGCTCGCACAAGCTCGTCTTCACTGGCAGCGCCCACCACTCGCAGACCATGGGCAGCCTCGGCTTGCTCGACCCGAGCGCCGGGCAGGAAGGCGGGGATCCCATCACGCGGCTGACGCCGGAGGTGCCTTTTCCGGAAATCGAGGGCTGGCCCCTGACGTCCTACGCGAGCCCGTGGCCGTTAAGCGAACGGTTCTACCTCGTGGCCTGGGGCGCCGAGGGCGAGCGCGTGCCGGGCCCGGAGGGATGGAACCGCTGGCACGCGGTGCAACGTCCCAACGACGGCATGGCGCTCTACCTTTACGACGCCGCCACGCGCCGGCGGGAGCTGCTCTGGGCCGACGCGCAGATTGCGTGCGTTGAACCGATTCCCGTCCGGCCTCGCTTGCGCCCGCCCGTCCTCGCCAGCCAGGTCCGATCCAATGCGGGAAACGAGGGCCGCTTTCTCGTGACTGACGTCTATCGCGGCCTGGCTGCCGCGCCCCGCGGCGGAATCCAATCGCTCCGCATCGTGGCCATCCCGGCGAAGACGCATCCGACGATGAACTTCCCGAACCTCGGCATCACGCGGGACGATCCGGGCAAGTGCGTGCTCGGCACGGTGCCGGTCGAAGCCGACGGCTCGGCCTACTTTCGCGTGCCAGCCGGCGTAACTGTTTTCTTCCAGGCGCTCGACGAGCGGGGCGTGGCCGTGCAGACGATGCGAAGCGCCACGCATGTCCAGCCGGGCCAGACGCTAAGCTGCATCGGGTGCCACGAGCCGCGCCAGCAGGCGCCGCCGGCGATGCCCGCCCTCGCCAGCCGACGCGAACCGTCACGGCTGACCGCCGGTGTGGAAGGCTCCTGGCCGCTCCGGTTTGACCGGCTCGTGCAGCCGGTGCTGGATCGCCAGTGCGTGAGCTGCCACAACGCGCAAGCCACCAACGCGGTCGCCGCGAAGTTCGACCTCGCCGCGGCCAAGGCGTACGAGACACTGGTCGCTTACGGCACGCCAAGCCTGCAGGACCAGGTCTGGGCCGCCTACCGGCGCGGGTTCTCGGTCTGGGGCGACGGCATCGCGCAACGCAGCGCGTTATGGGCGCTGCTCGACGCGCCGGAAGGACATTACGAAGTCCGGCTCGATGCCGAGGCGCGCGAGCGGTTGCTGACGTGGTTGGACACTTACGCCCAGCGGGCCGGCCATTTCAGCGAGGCGCAGGAGGGCGAGCTCCTCGAACTGCGCCGCGCCTCCTCCAGCCTGCTCATCGAGCGGCCGCATAGCCAGACCGCGGCGCTCGGCGGGAAGTGA
- a CDS encoding aldo/keto reductase: protein MKQKPLGNSGLSASIVGLGAWVLGGGQVWGQDTDDAESVRTIQAALDLGMNLIDTAPAYGWGRSERVVGRALKGRRDQAILATKCGLWWEDGRGSYFADLDGKRMHRSLRPDTLQIEIENSLRRLEVDCIDLYQTHWPSMPPDHTPIADTMAVLLKLKEQGKIRAIGVCNVSLDELKENIRCGGIVSDQFRYSMLHREAEKDILPHCARQNLATLTYMSLEQGLLTGKIGLDRVFKPTEFRSNTYWNDWLIPVNRKRVLDLLGRWRSLTDKYHCTLSQLVIAWTAAQQGVTHVLAGGRNINQVTENAKAGELTLETADLARIRQDVVALGEPAKA, encoded by the coding sequence ATGAAACAAAAACCACTTGGCAATTCGGGCCTGTCGGCCTCCATCGTCGGTCTCGGCGCGTGGGTGCTCGGCGGCGGACAAGTCTGGGGACAAGACACCGACGACGCGGAATCGGTGCGCACCATTCAGGCGGCGCTGGACCTGGGCATGAACCTCATTGACACCGCTCCCGCCTACGGCTGGGGGCGCAGCGAGCGCGTCGTGGGCCGCGCCCTCAAGGGCCGCCGCGACCAGGCCATCCTCGCCACCAAGTGCGGCCTGTGGTGGGAGGACGGGCGCGGCAGCTACTTTGCCGACCTCGACGGCAAAAGAATGCACCGCAGCCTCCGGCCCGATACGCTCCAGATCGAGATCGAAAACAGCCTGCGCCGGCTCGAGGTGGATTGCATTGACCTCTACCAGACGCATTGGCCGTCCATGCCGCCGGACCATACGCCCATTGCCGACACGATGGCCGTGCTGCTCAAACTGAAGGAGCAGGGCAAAATTCGCGCCATCGGCGTCTGCAACGTGTCGCTGGACGAACTAAAGGAGAACATCCGCTGCGGCGGCATTGTGAGCGACCAATTCCGCTACTCGATGCTGCACCGCGAGGCGGAAAAAGACATCCTCCCGCATTGCGCCCGGCAGAACCTCGCGACCCTCACCTACATGTCGCTCGAACAGGGCCTGCTGACCGGCAAGATCGGCCTGGACCGCGTGTTCAAGCCGACCGAGTTCCGCAGCAATACCTACTGGAACGACTGGCTCATCCCGGTGAACCGAAAACGAGTGCTGGACCTGCTCGGGCGCTGGCGCAGCCTCACGGATAAATACCATTGCACCCTGTCGCAACTGGTCATCGCCTGGACGGCCGCTCAGCAAGGCGTCACCCACGTTTTAGCCGGCGGACGCAACATCAATCAGGTCACTGAGAACGCGAAGGCGGGCGAATTGACACTGGAAACCGCCGACCTGGCCCGCATCCGCCAGGATGTGGTGGCGTTGGGCGAACCGGCGAAAGCGTGA